Proteins encoded in a region of the Elaeis guineensis isolate ETL-2024a chromosome 7, EG11, whole genome shotgun sequence genome:
- the LOC105037102 gene encoding non-specific lipid-transfer protein A-like — protein sequence MMKATTTLCSLLLLSSLLLLLLPREATATVNCAVVAAKAAPCLSFVTGKVPGPPAACCGGLQQLARQAVTVADRRATCHCLENSVKRFSGVQDRLLSQIPTACHIKLSFPVSLNTNCDRIN from the coding sequence ATGATGAAGGCCACCACCACCTTGtgctccctcctcctcctctcctccctcctcctcctcctcctcccaagGGAGGCAACGGCCACCGTGAACTGTGCTGTTGTTGCAGCCAAGGCAGCTCCATGCCTAAGCTTCGTGACGGGCAAAGTCCCGGGGCCTCCTGCGGCATGCTGCGGTGGGCTGCAGCAGCTTGCCCGTCAGGCGGTCACGGTCGCCGACCGGAGGGCCACTTGCCATTGCTTGGAGAACAGTGTGAAGCGATTCTCCGGCGTCCAAGACAGGCTGCTCAGCCAAATCCCCACCGCCTGCCACATCAAACTTAGCTTTCCAGTTTCCCTCAACACCAATTGTGATAG